TAGCCATCAATTCCAGTGATGAAGGAGCATCCAGAACCTCATTGACCTTCTCCTTCTGGTTAAGTATTTCACCAAGCCAGACTGAGCCTGTTCCCAGTTCAACAGAAGCAAGGAGCATATTCTGGATAGCAGCACCTATTGCCTGCACATCTTTCACATAATTATAGCTTGAATCCTGATCAAGGAAAATGGCTATTAAAAGAGGTGCATTCTTTACAACATCAGTATAATGTGTTAACTTTGAAAGCTTTTCGATCGTATTATTGCTTTTTATTACCATGAATCTCCAGGGCTGATTGTTCAGCCCTGAAGGTGCCCACCTGCCAGCTTCAAGTATCTGCTCTACGACTACATCATCTATTTCTTTTTCCTTGAATTCTCTGACACTTCTTCTTGACAGGATTGTATCAATTGTTCCGGTCAATTTCAGCACATCCTCTAGGTTATAGCAGATATCCCATCAGTCTTCATTAAGTTCACTGTTAAGCCACGGCATTTTAGCCCGCAGGTCTTTTCCAACCAGTTCAATTGGATGTTCGCGTTCCTGTCTCTCCATTGAAGTTAATACCGGGTTGTTAACCTTTCCTTCAAGAACGAATTCTCTGGCAAATTCTCCATTCTGGATTCTTTCCAGTGCCTCATACATAGCTTCACGGGATAGTTCATTGATCACCTTTGGACCAACTGTAAGGCCGCCGTATTCTGCTGTGTTGGATACTGAGTACCACATTTTTTCGAGCCCGCCTTCATGAATCAGGTCCACAATAAGCTTTAATTCGTGGAGGGTTTCAAAATATGCCATTTCCGGTTTATAACCAGCTTCCACAAGTACCTCAAATGACATCTTGATAAGAGACGCAACTCCACCACACAGATCAACCTGCTCTCCAAACAGATCAGTTTCAGTTTCTTCACGGAAGGTTGTTTCAAACACACCTGCTCTTGTACATCCGACTCCTTTTGCATGAGCAAGGGCCAGTTTATGGGCATCACCAGTTGCATCCTGGTAGATTGCTATCAGGCCAGGAACTCCGGTTCCTTCCTTGAAAGTACGCCTTACAAGATGTCCGGGACTTTTTGGGGCCACCATATATACATCTACATCTTCTGGAGGTATGATCTGATTGTAATGAATATTGAAGCCGTGGGAGAAGACAATTGCATTTCCTGATTCCAGATATGGCATGATATCATTTTCATACACTCTGGACTGGACTTCGTCAGGCAGCAATATCTGAATAATATCTGCACTTTTGACGGCTTCAGGAACAGTCTTTACAGTAAGTCCATCCTTTTCAGCCTGCTTCCAGCGTGCACTTCCCTTTCTAAGACCCACAATAACATTTATTCCTGAATCATGCAGGTTCTGTGCCTGTGCATGCCCCTGACTACCATAACCCAGTACGGTTACCGTCTTATCCTTCAATACATCAAGATCTGCATCTTCATTATAATACATTTTGACCATATGTTTTTACCTCCTTATAAAAAATAAAATTATAAATTAAATCAATTCACACTTTTTTTGAACCTCTTGTAAGAGCTATTTTGCCTGTTCTTGCAAGCTCTTTAATTCCAAAAGGCCTTAATAGCTTTTCAATTGCCTTTATTTTCTCTTCATCACCTGTAACTTCTATGATCAGGGATTTTGCTGATACATCTACTATTCTTGCTCTGAATATATCTACGATCTGAATTATTTCCGATCTGCTATTTACATCAGCTGCTACCTTGATCAATGCAAGTTCACGACCAACGGATTCCCCGGATTCGATATCTGTGACACGAATAACATCAATGAGCTTATTGAGCTGCTTGACCACCTGTTCAAGAACCTGATCATCACCTCTTACTACAATTGTCATTCTGGATATACTTGGATCCTCAGTAATTCCAACTGCAAGACTGTCTATATTATATCCTCTTCTTGAAAACAAACCTGCAACTCTTGTAAGTACCCCGTGCTTGTTTTCTACCAGAACTGCCAGTGTATGCTTCATTTTTTTACCTCAAGGTCCAGTATTTCATTGATTGCTGCTCCAGCAGGTACCATTGGAGATACATTTTCTTCACACTCTACAATAAAATCAATCAAGGTGGGTCTCTTAGAAGCGATTGCTTTTTCTATTGCAGGGCGTACGTCTTCTGGTTTATCTACCCGGATACCAAGAGCCCCATATGCTTCTGCAAGTTTGACAAAATCCACGCTGTCTCTTATACATGTGGATGAATATCTTCTTCCAAAGAAGAGTTCCTGCCACTGTCTGACCATCCCAAGATAGCCATTGTTCAGGATTGCTATTATGACAGGAATATTATGGGAGACCACTGTTGCCAGCTCATGTGAGTTCATCTGGAATGACCCGTCACCTGCAATGTCAAACACGGTTTTATTCGGCATTCCAACCTTGGCACCAATAGCTGCAGGAAAACCGTATCCCATTGTACCAAGTCCTCCTGATGTCAGAAAAGTCCTTGGTTGGTTGTATTTATAATACTGTGCAGCCCACATCTGGTGCTGACCTACCTCTGTTACGATGATTGCATCATTGCATGCTTCATGTATCTGCTCTATTATATATTGCGGCTTTAGAGACATATCTGTCATGTAATGAAGTGGATATTTTCTCTTCCATTCATCGATCTTATTTATCCAGTTCTGGGTACTGTTCTGTTCCATTACTTTTGTAAGTGCCTTCAGAACCCACTTTGCATCGCCTACAATAGGAATATTTACTTTCAGATTCTTTGATATTTCTGCAGGATCGATATCAATATGGATTATTTTCGCGTTTGGTGCAAATGATTCTATTTTACCTGTGACCCTGTCATCAAATCTTACACCTACCGCTATAAGCAGATCTGCTTCCTGTATTGCATAATTGGCGTATTTTGTTCCATGCATTCCAAGCATACCCAGGTATAGAGGGTGATCTCCAGGGAATGCTCCCATACCGGTCAGTGTGGTGGTGACCGGAATACTCCCCTTTTCTGCAAATTCCAGAAGCTCATCACTTGCATTTGAACATATAATGCCTCCTCCAGCATATATTACAGGCTGGGATGATTTGTTTATTTCATCTGCAGCTTTCCTGATCTGCTGGATATTACCTTTGTAGGTTGGCTTATAGCTTCTAAGCTCCACCTTTTCAGGATAGTAGAACTCAATTTCATCAGTAGTGATATCTTTTGGCAGGTCTATAAGCACCGGTCCGGGCCTTCCTGTTGAAGCTATATGAAATGCTTCTTTGACTATCCTTGGAAGATCTGCTACGTCCTGTACCAGGTAATTGTGCTTTGTTATTGGAAGGGTGATTCCGGTAATATTTGCTTCCTGAAACGCATCGTTTCCTATCATGGGGCTTGGGACCTGTCCTGTGATAGCAACAATAGGCACTGAATCCATGTATGCTGTAGCGATTCCTGTAACCAGGTTTGTGGCTCCCGGACCTGATGTTGCAATACATACTCCAGTTTTTCCTGTTGCTCTGGCATATCCGTCTGCAGCATGTGCAGCGGACTGCTCGTGACGCACAAGTATATGTTTTATACTTGAATTGTACAACTCATCATATATTGGGAGTACTGCACCACCGGGATAACCGAATATGGTATCAACACCTTCTCTATACAGGCATTCTATAAGAGCACGAGCACCTGACATTTTATTATTTGAATCTCCCATGCTAATCTTCCCTTGAATTTATCTATAATTATCCTATCTAATTAACTTAAAGCTCATTTGTTCCAGACTAATGATCATTCCTGCATCAGCTGATTTATTCCGTTCAAGACAGCTTCAACAGAAGCCATGATTATATCTGTTCGTGCACCTCTGGAAGTTACCATCCTGCCATCTTTTGACAATTTGACAATCACTTCCACCAGAGCATCAGTGCCACCGGTTATAGCATCTACATGATACTCTTCCAGTTGAATATCTGCAACCCCTGCAATTGCTTTTTTGATGGCATTAATTGCAGCATCCACAGGTCCGTCACCAATTCCTGCTTCAACGACATTATCACCATTAAGCCTGAGCTTTACAGATGCTGTAGGGGTTATCTTATTTCCGGAAACCACTGTAAATTCTTCAAGATTTACTTTCGATTCACGATATATTTCCAGAACAGTTTCTGCAATGGACTGTAGATCTGAATCTGTTATTTTTTTACCGTGGTCTCCCAGTTCTTTGACTCTGGATACAATCTCATTAAGTTGTGATGCATCTGCTTCAAGTCCAAGCTCCTTCAGGGCAAGTGTCACGGAGCTTTTACCTGCATGTTTGCCAAGGACTACTTTTCTCTGCCTGCCGATCATTTCGGGTTTCATAGGTTCGTATGTAGAAGTGTCTGCAATGAGTCCATGAACATGTATCCCTGCTTCATGTGTGAATGCATTTGCACCGACCAGTGACTTGTTGACTGCAACTGCAATACCTGTCAGGCGGCTTACCAATCTTGATACTTTGTATATCTCATCACACTTTATACCTGTATTGTACCTGTAAAGCCATTCAAGAGCCATTACAACTTCCTCAAAAGATGTATTTCCAGCTCTCTCACCAATTCCGTTTATTGTCATATGGGCTTCCTGTGCACCGTTTCTTAGTGCAGAGAGTGTGTTGGATACTGCCAGACCGAAATCATCATGGCAGTGTATAGCTACAGGTACACTGAGGGAGGATGAAAGATCCTTAAATATCGTCCCTGTTTTTTCAGGAACCAGCAGACCTACAGTATCACAGAAGCATATTCTGTCCGCTCCTGCATCAATTCCACTGGTATAGAGGGATTTGAGAAAATCAAGATCTGCTCTGGATGCATCTTCCCCGCTTAACTCCACAATCAGTCCGTGATCCTTTGCATACTCTGTGACATCCATTGCCATCCGGCGCACAGTTTCACGGTCCTTTCTAAGCTTTACATTTATATGGAGATCGGATACAGGTACGACCAGATGTATTGAATCCACATCACATTCCAGTGCGTAATCTACATCAGGTTTCATGACCCTGCAGTAACTACATATCTCCGCATTCAGACCTTCAGCAGTTATTGCTTTAATTGATTCTCTTTCTCCTGCGGAAGTAATGGCTGATCCGGCTTCAATAGTAGATATCCCCAGATCATCCAGCTTTTGTGCGATCAGAAGCTTTTCCTCAGTTGAGAGTGCAACACCAGGTGTTTGCTCACCATCTCTTAGTGTAGTATCCAGAAAACGTATATTTTGGAATAATATAATCCCTCACATTTTTTTTATTGATATAGAATGTACTATCTCTGACACAACTATATTAGATATATGTAACGATACATACCGCTGGATACATCATGCCATTATTGCATTGATAGTTGACTGTTCGGATACTTCCTTTTTAGTGCTGTTTATATCACGAACAGTCTATTTTCCAATTTATATGATACACTGCTGTAAATTCAAAGGTAAGTGTCAATATTTTCAATTGCTTTTACTACAAGTTCCACACATGAGCTGAGATCTTCCATGCTGATAACTTCAACAGGTGAATGGATGTATCTTGTAGGTACGCTTACAACACCAGAAGGGATCCCTTCTTTTGTAAGGTGTATGGCTGTGGCATCGGTTGTTCCTCCATCTGCTACATCGAGCTGGTAAGGAATATTGTGCTGTCGGGCAGTCTCTTTTAA
Above is a genomic segment from Methanosalsum zhilinae DSM 4017 containing:
- a CDS encoding acetolactate synthase large subunit, translated to MGDSNNKMSGARALIECLYREGVDTIFGYPGGAVLPIYDELYNSSIKHILVRHEQSAAHAADGYARATGKTGVCIATSGPGATNLVTGIATAYMDSVPIVAITGQVPSPMIGNDAFQEANITGITLPITKHNYLVQDVADLPRIVKEAFHIASTGRPGPVLIDLPKDITTDEIEFYYPEKVELRSYKPTYKGNIQQIRKAADEINKSSQPVIYAGGGIICSNASDELLEFAEKGSIPVTTTLTGMGAFPGDHPLYLGMLGMHGTKYANYAIQEADLLIAVGVRFDDRVTGKIESFAPNAKIIHIDIDPAEISKNLKVNIPIVGDAKWVLKALTKVMEQNSTQNWINKIDEWKRKYPLHYMTDMSLKPQYIIEQIHEACNDAIIVTEVGQHQMWAAQYYKYNQPRTFLTSGGLGTMGYGFPAAIGAKVGMPNKTVFDIAGDGSFQMNSHELATVVSHNIPVIIAILNNGYLGMVRQWQELFFGRRYSSTCIRDSVDFVKLAEAYGALGIRVDKPEDVRPAIEKAIASKRPTLIDFIVECEENVSPMVPAGAAINEILDLEVKK
- the ilvC gene encoding ketol-acid reductoisomerase — encoded protein: MVKMYYNEDADLDVLKDKTVTVLGYGSQGHAQAQNLHDSGINVIVGLRKGSARWKQAEKDGLTVKTVPEAVKSADIIQILLPDEVQSRVYENDIMPYLESGNAIVFSHGFNIHYNQIIPPEDVDVYMVAPKSPGHLVRRTFKEGTGVPGLIAIYQDATGDAHKLALAHAKGVGCTRAGVFETTFREETETDLFGEQVDLCGGVASLIKMSFEVLVEAGYKPEMAYFETLHELKLIVDLIHEGGLEKMWYSVSNTAEYGGLTVGPKVINELSREAMYEALERIQNGEFAREFVLEGKVNNPVLTSMERQEREHPIELVGKDLRAKMPWLNSELNED
- a CDS encoding (R)-citramalate synthase — protein: MILFQNIRFLDTTLRDGEQTPGVALSTEEKLLIAQKLDDLGISTIEAGSAITSAGERESIKAITAEGLNAEICSYCRVMKPDVDYALECDVDSIHLVVPVSDLHINVKLRKDRETVRRMAMDVTEYAKDHGLIVELSGEDASRADLDFLKSLYTSGIDAGADRICFCDTVGLLVPEKTGTIFKDLSSSLSVPVAIHCHDDFGLAVSNTLSALRNGAQEAHMTINGIGERAGNTSFEEVVMALEWLYRYNTGIKCDEIYKVSRLVSRLTGIAVAVNKSLVGANAFTHEAGIHVHGLIADTSTYEPMKPEMIGRQRKVVLGKHAGKSSVTLALKELGLEADASQLNEIVSRVKELGDHGKKITDSDLQSIAETVLEIYRESKVNLEEFTVVSGNKITPTASVKLRLNGDNVVEAGIGDGPVDAAINAIKKAIAGVADIQLEEYHVDAITGGTDALVEVIVKLSKDGRMVTSRGARTDIIMASVEAVLNGINQLMQE
- a CDS encoding nitroreductase family protein; the protein is MTGTIDTILSRRSVREFKEKEIDDVVVEQILEAGRWAPSGLNNQPWRFMVIKSNNTIEKLSKLTHYTDVVKNAPLLIAIFLDQDSSYNYVKDVQAIGAAIQNMLLASVELGTGSVWLGEILNQKEKVNEVLDAPSSLELMAIIAIGYPVEKDRTSARKPLEELVYYEKYSLKKNE
- the ilvN gene encoding acetolactate synthase small subunit — protein: MKHTLAVLVENKHGVLTRVAGLFSRRGYNIDSLAVGITEDPSISRMTIVVRGDDQVLEQVVKQLNKLIDVIRVTDIESGESVGRELALIKVAADVNSRSEIIQIVDIFRARIVDVSAKSLIIEVTGDEEKIKAIEKLLRPFGIKELARTGKIALTRGSKKV